The following are from one region of the Aspergillus chevalieri M1 DNA, chromosome 1, nearly complete sequence genome:
- a CDS encoding uncharacterized protein (COG:S;~EggNog:ENOG410Q1H7) — translation MPKSNPRRDRLADKIDKEGFFSPPCLRCSEMSASNMSCECKRISSNRKCNNCVRSGVKCERDFHNERKWQNLERDRMRLAADLEDAERSNDEALARLSETSAKLARLRKHKRFLEARNKAMLENDVALLEELDSQVSWPVAETASLDAQLAAVTDDPSLSQMMNSPSFWENFDSAVAGGIPSPTGGNQSSSQ, via the coding sequence ATGCCCAAATCAAACCCTCGTCGTGATCGTCTGGCTGATAAAATAGATAAGGaaggtttcttttctcctccttgtCTCCGTTGTTCCGAAATGAGTGCTTCCAATATGTCTTGTGAATGTAAACGAATCTCGTCAAATCGAAAATGCAATAATTGTGTGCGTTCTGGCGTCAAGTGTGAACGTGATTTTCATAATGAACGAAAATGGCAAAATTTGGAGCGTGATCGAATGAGATTAGCCGCCGACCTCGAAGATGCGGAGCGTTCAAATGATGAGGCACTGGCGCGTCTTTCCGAGACGTCTGCCAAATTGGCCCGGTTGCGGAAACATAAACGGTTTCTTGAGGCTCGAAATAAGGCTATGTTAGAGAATGACGTGGCTCTTCTTGAGGAGTTGGATTCTCAAGTTTCCTGGCCTGTTGCTGAGACCGCTTCTCTGGATGCTCAGCTTGCTGCGGTGACAGATGATCCTAGTCtgtctcagatgatgaattctccttccttttgggagaacttcgactctgctgtcgctggtggtattccttcaccaactggtggcaaccagtcaagttcgcaatag